A single Lolium perenne isolate Kyuss_39 chromosome 6, Kyuss_2.0, whole genome shotgun sequence DNA region contains:
- the LOC127309300 gene encoding agamous-like MADS-box protein AGL80, with product MSHSYRGRLKMQWIMDKTKRKKALDRRLPNVLKKVREISVLCDTPACLVVYLPGEARPVVWPSPEAARKVVRRYRDLDFGRFKEKLDGLEILQQRNEKVRVRLAKVQQQTRNQQVKLVLHDFLAGYRENFNDLPNDFLAATASAVQTKLDIVKARLLQLRSGRAPPRPKPEDGRMVATPRNAGSATSMTLGREPPYGSYLFGTLDASDIVGEGSVLPTAEEMHAWLRRAGILSRPPKLSPSFLDL from the coding sequence ATGTCTCATAGTTATAGGGGGAGGCTGAAGATGCAGTGGATCATGGACAAGACGAAGCGGAAGAAGGCGCTGGATAGGCGCCTGCCCAATGTGCTGAAGAAGGTCCGCGAGATCTCCGTGCTCTGCGACACCCCTGCCTGCCTCGTGGTGTACCTCCCCGGCGAGGCCCGGCCCGTGGTTTGGCCGTCGCCCGAGGCGGCCAGGAAGGTTGTGCGCCGGTACAGAGACCTGGATTTCGGGAGGTTCAAGGAAAAGCTGGACGGCCTGGAGATCCTCCAGCAAAGAAATGAGAAGGTGAGAGTGAGGCTGGCCAAAGTCCAGCAGCAGACCCGTAACCAGCAGGTCAAGCTCGTCCTCCACGACTTCCTCGCCGGCTACCGCGAAAACTTCAACGACCTGCCTAATGACTTCCTCGCCGCCACGGCATCGGCGGTGCAAACTAAGCTTGATATCGTCAAAGCGCGCCTCCTACAGCTCCGTTCTGGTCGCGCACCACCCCGTCCTAAACCCGAGGACGGCCGTATGGTGGCAACACCTCGGAATGCTGGTTCTGCTACATCCATGACTTTGGGCCGTGAGCCACCCTATGGTAGCTACCTCTTCGGGACGCTGGACGCCTCTGACATCGTAGGTGAAGGCAGTGTCCTCCCTACCGCTGAGGAGATGCATGCATGGCTCAGGCGGGCTGGGATATTATCTAGGCCGCCGAAGCTGAGCCCGAGCTTTCTTGACCTGTAG
- the LOC127309299 gene encoding cysteine proteinase inhibitor 8-like, with translation MTRMSTLLFLLVAGAAVLHAAAALDATVPDAAAAAAPSAALDGKWKPIINITDPHVQDLGRWAVVKHTWVYNDGLRFSKVVSGEMQIVDFGINYRLDVDALRMNDAHAMYKVEMFEQDWPTVTTRKLGSLVPAK, from the coding sequence ATGACGAGGATGAGCACCCTACTCTTTCTCCTCGTCGCCGGCGCAGCCGTCCTTCATGCCGCTGCCGCGCTCGATGCAACCGTCCCTGacgccgctgctgctgccgcgCCCAGTGCAGCGCTTGACGGGAAGTGGAAACCGATCATCAACATCACCGACCCGCACGTCCAGGACCTCGGCCGGTGGGCTGTGGTGAAGCACACGTGGGTGTACAACGACGGGCTCAGGTTCAGCAAGGTGGTGAGCGGCGAGATGCAGATCGTTGACTTCGGCATAAACTACCGGCTCGACGTCGACGCGCTGAGGATGAACGACGCGCACGCCATGTATAAGGTGGAAATGTTCGAGCAGGACTGGCCGACGGTCACCACCCGAAAGCTTGGATCCTTGGTCCCGGCCAAGTGA